The following are encoded together in the Babylonia areolata isolate BAREFJ2019XMU chromosome 18, ASM4173473v1, whole genome shotgun sequence genome:
- the LOC143293038 gene encoding RYamide receptor-like yields the protein MLLQPLTTTTTSGQDTTTNMAASAAAAAAKAAIITSLQNNTTTTTTTLFNTTTTTTNTSVTNSTDEPPMDVPDIHPAFENLIIVLYVLVIVVALLGNGCVIYLVLSQRQMRNVTNYFIASLATSDALMALVCIPITFISNVLVDSWPFAAWMCPFATYLQVVVVFQNAFTFVAISLERYVAIMYPFRRRLSRWHCYLIIALTWLMSFGTPLPTAIVSRLHVVGTDDPNVTSTFCLEVWPLEGQRFSYSITIMVLQYFFPLVVLTYTYIRIVIVVWLKDSPPHGRMGGVPTRPVFLPPPPLLLHSSSNSSSLGIVVVVTCLPVLLTLAGRGLRRGMAAAAAVVVVMVGSLWILAKGSSR from the exons atgctgctacaacccctcaccaccaccaccacatcaggACAGGACACAACCACCAACATGGCCGCCTCAGCCGCCGCAGCAGCAGCTAAAGCAGCAATAATAACCTCCctccaaaacaacaccacaacaaccacgacaaccctcttcaacaccaccaccaccaccaccaacaccagcgtCACGAACAGCACGGACGAGCCTCCTATGGACGTTCCAGACATCCACCCGGCCTTTGAGAACCTCATCATCGTGCTGTACGTGCTGGTGATCGTGGTGGCCCTGCTGGGCAACGGTTGCGTCATCTACCTGGTCCTGTCCCAGCGGCAGATGCGCAACGTCACCAACTACTTCATAGCTTCCCTGGCCACCTCGGATGCCCTGATGGCTCTGGTGTGCATCCCCATCACCTTCATCTCTAACGTGCTGGTGGACTCCTGGCCTTTCGCCGCGTGGATGTGCCCCTTCGCTACATACCTGCAG gTGGTGGTCGTCTTCCAGAACGCCTTCACCTTCGTGGCAATCAGCCTGGAGCGCTACGTGGCCATCATGTACCCGTTCCGCAGACGCCTCTCCCGCTGGCACTGTTACCTGATCATCGCCCTCACCTGGCTCATGTCCTTCGGGACCCCCTTACCCACGGCCATCGTCTCCAGGCTCCACGTGGTGGGCACGGACGACCCCAACGTCACCAGCACCTTCTGCCTGGAGGTGTGGCCCTTGGAAGGGCAGCGCTTCTCTTACAGCATCACCATCATGGTGCTGCAGTATTTCTTCCCGCTTGTGGTGCTCACCTATACCTACATccgcatcgtcatcgtcgtctggCTTAAGGACTCGCCCCCTCACGGGCGCATGGGGGGAGTGCCCACGCGGcccgtttttctcccccctcctcccctcctcctccacagcagcagcaacagcagcagcctgGGGATAGTCGTTGTGGTAACATGCCTGCCGGTTTTGCTGACGTTGGCGGGGCGGGGTCTTCGGAGGGGtatggcggcggcggcggcggtggtggtggtgatggtgggaagTTTGTGGATCCTCGCAAAAGG